A part of Streptomyces sp. DSM 40750 genomic DNA contains:
- a CDS encoding pyridoxal-phosphate-dependent aminotransferase family protein, which translates to MTHPFLDLAPLSAAHFASIEDRVGRLLSTEQDVVITQGEALLPLEGAIRGAAGPGTTALNVITGPYGQTFGNWLRDCGATVIDLAVPFHTAVTAAQIRDTFAEHPAIDFVSLVHAEAATGNTNPVAEIGEVVREHGALFYLDAVASVGAEPVLPDAWGVDLCVIGAQKAMGGPAGVSAISVSERAWARMAANPRAPRRSYLSLLDWKERWIDGGRRALLHAPAQLEMLALEACLERIEAEGLEAVMSRHARVAAATRAGVLALGGGLEPYVHEAADAAPVATTLRVPAGVDASELVAKALAADPALPLAAGGGALAAEMVRVNHYGPDATPGVVHSSLAGLGAALAEFGVGVDLEGARRAAAEAWA; encoded by the coding sequence GTGACGCACCCGTTTCTGGATCTGGCCCCGTTGAGCGCGGCGCACTTCGCGTCGATCGAGGACCGGGTGGGCCGGCTGCTCTCCACGGAGCAGGACGTCGTGATCACGCAGGGTGAGGCGCTGCTCCCTCTGGAGGGGGCGATACGCGGGGCCGCCGGGCCCGGTACGACCGCGCTGAACGTGATCACCGGCCCGTACGGGCAGACCTTCGGGAACTGGCTGCGGGACTGCGGCGCGACCGTGATCGACCTGGCCGTCCCCTTCCACACGGCGGTCACGGCAGCGCAGATCCGGGACACCTTCGCCGAGCACCCGGCGATCGACTTCGTGTCGCTGGTCCACGCGGAGGCGGCGACCGGCAACACCAACCCCGTGGCGGAGATCGGCGAGGTCGTCCGCGAGCACGGGGCGCTCTTCTACCTGGACGCGGTCGCCTCCGTCGGCGCCGAGCCGGTGCTGCCCGACGCGTGGGGTGTCGACCTGTGCGTCATCGGGGCACAGAAGGCGATGGGCGGGCCGGCCGGGGTGTCGGCGATCTCCGTGAGCGAGCGGGCGTGGGCGCGGATGGCGGCCAACCCGCGGGCGCCCCGGCGGTCGTACCTCTCGCTCCTTGACTGGAAGGAGCGCTGGATCGACGGCGGCCGCCGCGCCCTTCTCCACGCGCCCGCCCAGTTGGAGATGCTCGCGCTGGAGGCCTGCCTGGAGCGCATCGAGGCGGAGGGTCTGGAGGCGGTCATGTCCCGCCACGCGCGGGTCGCCGCGGCGACCCGCGCGGGCGTGCTCGCCCTGGGCGGGGGCCTGGAGCCGTACGTCCACGAGGCGGCCGACGCGGCGCCGGTCGCCACGACCCTGCGGGTGCCCGCCGGGGTCGACGCGTCGGAGCTGGTCGCCAAGGCGCTCGCCGCGGACCCCGCCCTGCCGCTGGCCGCGGGCGGCGGCGCCCTCGCCGCGGAGATGGTCCGCGTGAACCACTACGGTCCCGACGCGACCCCGGGGGTCGTGCACTCCAGCCTCGCGGGACTGGGGGCGGCGCTGGCGGAGTTCGGAGTG